From Flavobacterium sp. 102, a single genomic window includes:
- a CDS encoding phosphoethanolamine transferase, whose product MEVLKKYKTQLLFHLFLNFAFALFITLASYYHLPLYSFTDYSFYFFHFLALQFSIFGFLYFLSLNKYLFRFLFPVIFMLFSCIAYWVYFQDIAISHSIIQVSLETKADIILDLISIPFILYLLSSITIIFFILKYYNKLKANQLKSPLTILAVIALFSYSFVENYRFGTFNRRLPYNVITSSREYFGQNNLIVKPINQTIKANTDSLNVIFILGESVRADHLQLNGYHRKTTPLLAKRKNIISFPNAYTPLTYTAISVPQILTNATLTDDYSQPKYSLIDVLNHAKIQTNWIGNQTPEKSYEIFIEQSGYQKIIDPLHSELSFQKDYDDKMLPVFKTIFKPNQSQFTTLHMMGSHWWYETRYPDVFRKFQPAIKSKHIPSNTKEEMINSYDNTILYLDFFIDQVIEHAEKQNSNTLIIYLADHGEILGEDNLWLHAQSGKASENPAMLIWYSESFKEKYPETISKLKLKQNEKTDLDFFFHSILDVYKIEGIEYNKKKVIF is encoded by the coding sequence ATGGAGGTTTTAAAAAAATATAAAACACAGCTTCTTTTTCACTTGTTTTTGAATTTTGCCTTTGCCCTATTCATTACGCTTGCTTCCTATTACCATCTTCCGTTGTATTCATTTACTGATTACAGCTTTTACTTTTTCCACTTTTTGGCATTGCAATTTTCAATATTTGGTTTTTTATACTTTTTAAGCTTAAACAAATACCTGTTCCGATTTTTGTTCCCTGTAATATTCATGCTTTTTTCGTGCATCGCTTATTGGGTTTATTTTCAAGACATTGCCATTTCGCATAGTATTATTCAGGTTTCATTGGAAACAAAGGCCGATATTATTTTGGACTTAATCAGTATTCCATTCATACTCTATCTTCTTTCTTCGATAACGATAATATTTTTTATACTGAAGTATTATAACAAGCTAAAAGCAAACCAACTAAAATCACCTTTGACAATATTAGCGGTAATCGCCCTATTCAGTTATTCGTTTGTGGAAAATTATAGATTTGGCACCTTCAACAGAAGATTACCTTATAATGTTATAACGTCTTCCAGAGAGTATTTTGGACAAAACAATCTTATTGTAAAACCAATCAACCAAACTATAAAAGCCAATACTGACAGTTTAAACGTAATATTTATACTTGGTGAAAGTGTTAGAGCAGATCATCTTCAGCTGAATGGTTACCATAGAAAAACAACACCGTTATTAGCCAAAAGAAAAAACATCATCAGCTTTCCGAATGCTTATACGCCTTTAACTTATACCGCGATTAGTGTTCCACAAATACTAACCAATGCAACACTTACCGATGATTACAGTCAGCCCAAATATTCTTTAATAGATGTTCTGAACCACGCCAAAATACAAACGAATTGGATTGGAAATCAAACACCAGAAAAAAGCTATGAAATATTTATTGAGCAATCGGGATATCAAAAAATCATTGATCCGTTACATTCCGAATTGAGTTTTCAGAAAGATTATGACGATAAAATGCTTCCGGTTTTCAAAACCATTTTTAAACCCAATCAAAGCCAATTTACAACCTTACACATGATGGGAAGCCATTGGTGGTATGAAACGAGATATCCTGATGTATTCAGAAAATTTCAACCCGCTATCAAAAGTAAACACATTCCTTCAAACACCAAAGAAGAAATGATAAACTCTTATGACAACACAATTTTATACCTTGATTTTTTTATTGATCAAGTGATTGAACATGCCGAAAAGCAAAATTCAAACACCTTGATTATTTACTTGGCTGACCACGGAGAAATTTTAGGCGAAGACAATTTGTGGCTACACGCACAATCCGGAAAAGCCAGCGAGAATCCGGCGATGCTTATTTGGTATTCTGAGAGTTTTAAAGAAAAATATCCCGAAACTATTTCCAAGTTGAAACTAAAACAAAACGAAAAAACCGACTTGGATTTCTTTTTCCACAGCATTTTGGATGTATACAAAATTGAAGGCATTGAATACAATAAGAAAAAAGTAATTTTTTAA
- a CDS encoding TonB-dependent receptor produces the protein MKQVKYIVAVLFLTQISFAQKKDDNIGTEVVNVVKPYTPTISDAFKVKETPTLDDEETLKKENIKYNIFSFPVASTFAPSKGKAANVDKSPEEKIFSNYLTLAAGNYGTANVELFVTENVSNTDYFGGMLRHSSSQGGIDNVILDDKFMNTALDLTYGSRTKAMTWNADLGYKNQIYNWYGIPPGVFSDATIETIDEQQTYHTLYVGGRLGLSSVLKESSIKFSRFWDAFGSAENRFVAKPSLEFDIVEQKIKADFILDYISGSFDQDISGNPSYKYGFTNVGFQPSVKIQKDDLTINAGVGFFYSAAQEEGESKFFIYPQVTGSYRVVGDLMIFYAGIEGALKQNSYHDFVQENFFVAPTLGVAPTDQKFDVYVGLKGKLANSVSYNVRGSYLSEENKPLFKSYGYDENNPNTDGYTFGNSFNVLYDNVKTISFFGELKADFSKNVTFGINGTFNSYTMDAQGEAWNLPGIKVGANLDVNITPKWYAGTSLFFVGERKDQFIRSSLLIDYPIQNVTLDSYFDLNAHVGFKYSERLTFFLKGNNLANQDYQRWLNYPVQGLQVLGGASYKFDF, from the coding sequence ATGAAACAAGTAAAATATATAGTAGCCGTTCTCTTTTTGACCCAAATCTCCTTTGCCCAAAAGAAAGATGACAATATAGGAACTGAAGTGGTAAACGTCGTGAAACCTTATACGCCAACAATTTCTGATGCTTTTAAAGTAAAGGAAACGCCAACTTTGGATGACGAAGAAACCTTAAAAAAAGAAAACATCAAGTACAACATTTTTTCTTTTCCGGTAGCTTCTACTTTTGCACCTTCTAAAGGAAAAGCAGCCAATGTTGACAAATCGCCTGAAGAGAAAATCTTTAGTAATTATTTGACATTAGCTGCCGGAAATTACGGCACAGCCAATGTTGAATTGTTCGTTACGGAAAACGTAAGCAATACCGATTATTTCGGTGGTATGTTGCGTCACAGTTCGTCTCAAGGTGGAATTGATAATGTCATTTTAGACGATAAATTCATGAACACGGCTTTAGATTTGACCTACGGAAGCCGAACCAAAGCCATGACTTGGAATGCCGATTTAGGGTATAAAAACCAAATTTACAATTGGTATGGAATTCCACCGGGAGTTTTTTCGGATGCAACGATTGAAACCATTGATGAACAACAAACTTACCATACATTATATGTTGGTGGAAGATTAGGATTGAGTAGTGTTTTAAAAGAAAGTTCAATTAAATTCAGTCGTTTTTGGGATGCTTTTGGATCAGCGGAAAATCGTTTTGTAGCCAAGCCATCCTTAGAATTTGATATTGTAGAGCAAAAAATTAAAGCCGACTTCATCTTAGATTACATCAGTGGTTCTTTTGATCAAGACATTTCAGGAAATCCAAGTTATAAATATGGTTTTACCAATGTTGGTTTTCAACCTAGTGTTAAAATCCAAAAAGATGATTTGACGATTAATGCCGGAGTAGGTTTCTTTTACAGTGCTGCGCAAGAAGAAGGAGAAAGCAAATTCTTTATCTATCCGCAAGTTACCGGTTCGTATAGAGTTGTTGGTGATTTAATGATTTTTTATGCCGGAATTGAAGGTGCATTGAAACAAAACTCTTATCACGATTTTGTACAGGAAAACTTCTTTGTGGCACCAACATTAGGTGTTGCGCCAACGGATCAGAAGTTTGATGTGTATGTTGGTTTAAAAGGAAAATTAGCCAATAGCGTGAGTTATAATGTTCGTGGTTCTTATTTGAGTGAAGAAAACAAACCATTATTCAAAAGCTATGGTTACGACGAAAATAATCCGAACACAGACGGTTATACTTTTGGAAATTCCTTCAATGTATTGTATGACAACGTAAAAACCATTAGTTTCTTTGGGGAACTGAAAGCGGATTTCTCTAAAAATGTAACTTTTGGGATAAACGGTACTTTCAACAGCTACACGATGGATGCACAAGGTGAAGCTTGGAATTTACCGGGAATAAAAGTAGGTGCTAATTTGGATGTCAATATTACGCCAAAATGGTACGCCGGAACCAGCTTGTTTTTTGTTGGAGAAAGAAAAGACCAATTTATCCGCAGTTCGTTGTTGATTGATTATCCAATTCAGAATGTAACTTTGGATAGTTATTTCGATTTAAATGCACATGTTGGATTCAAATACAGCGAGCGTTTGACCTTTTTCTTAAAAGGAAATAACTTAGCTAACCAAGATTACCAACGTTGGTTAAACTATCCGGTGCAAGGATTGCAAGTGCTTGGTGGTGCGAGTTATAAATTCGACTTTTAA